Proteins from one Halovivax limisalsi genomic window:
- the msrB gene encoding peptide-methionine (R)-S-oxide reductase MsrB has translation MSQQSSDLPETEAEWRERLSDEEYEILREAGTEAPFSGEYVDHDGDGTFACAGCGATLFDANTKYDSGCGWPSFYDVPDDRIETRLDTSNGMRRTEVLCANCGGHLGHVFEDGPEPTGQRFCINSAALDYEDED, from the coding sequence ATGAGTCAGCAATCGAGCGACCTCCCGGAAACCGAGGCCGAGTGGCGCGAGCGCCTCAGCGACGAGGAGTACGAGATCCTCCGCGAGGCCGGCACTGAAGCGCCCTTCAGCGGCGAGTACGTCGACCACGACGGCGACGGAACGTTCGCGTGTGCAGGCTGCGGCGCGACCCTCTTCGACGCCAACACCAAGTACGACTCGGGTTGCGGCTGGCCGAGTTTCTACGACGTCCCCGACGACCGCATCGAGACGCGTCTCGACACGAGTAACGGCATGCGACGCACCGAAGTACTGTGCGCGAACTGCGGCGGACACCTGGGCCACGTCTTCGAGGACGGCCCCGAACCGACCGGACAGCGATTCTGCATCAACTCGGCGGCGCTGGACTACGAGGACGAGGACTGA
- a CDS encoding DUF2196 domain-containing protein, with amino-acid sequence MSSDRPRAEELRQGMTVRLVQGDQDPRSEDREPIVGEVVSVLGEDPNGPEVELQSGAVGHVLEVVTDA; translated from the coding sequence ATGTCCAGCGACCGACCCCGCGCCGAAGAGTTGCGACAGGGCATGACCGTCAGGCTCGTCCAGGGCGATCAGGATCCGCGGTCGGAAGATCGCGAGCCGATCGTCGGCGAGGTCGTCTCCGTGCTCGGCGAGGACCCGAACGGTCCGGAGGTCGAGCTCCAGAGCGGTGCCGTCGGCCACGTGCTCGAGGTCGTCACCGACGCCTGA
- a CDS encoding phytoene/squalene synthase family protein translates to METHQVATGRAIQRATGRTFHLATRLLPERVRRPTYVLYGFFRIADEVVDDPGGASPSAQRERLDRLRAQALGREPTDEPVVSAFCELRREYDVPDREVEAFVDAMQRDTRTDRYATRDELDAYMRGSAAAVGAMMTAIMEPDDPDLARPHAHRLGEAFQLTNFLRDVAEDVRERDRIYLPAETLSAHGASVSDVERLTPTPGVRAAVAAELARTEERYRAGVRGIRYLPRDCQFPVLLAAVLYAEHHRHIRARDYDVLSRRPSLSRRDKLRCLVRTWWYWTLQRDPVAVFERASAVPTASVESATGWRRLLPSR, encoded by the coding sequence ATGGAGACCCACCAGGTCGCGACCGGGCGCGCGATCCAGCGCGCGACGGGGCGGACGTTCCACCTCGCGACGCGACTCCTGCCCGAGCGGGTTCGCCGCCCGACGTACGTCCTCTACGGGTTCTTCCGGATCGCGGACGAGGTCGTCGACGACCCGGGGGGCGCGTCGCCGTCGGCCCAGCGAGAGCGGCTCGACCGACTCCGTGCACAGGCGCTCGGGCGCGAGCCGACGGACGAGCCGGTCGTGTCCGCCTTCTGCGAACTGCGCCGGGAGTACGACGTTCCGGACCGCGAAGTCGAGGCCTTCGTCGACGCGATGCAGCGCGACACGCGGACCGATCGCTACGCCACCCGCGACGAACTCGACGCGTACATGCGGGGGTCCGCGGCCGCCGTCGGCGCCATGATGACGGCCATCATGGAGCCGGACGACCCGGACCTCGCGAGGCCGCACGCCCACCGCCTCGGTGAGGCGTTCCAGCTCACCAACTTTCTGCGCGACGTCGCCGAGGACGTCCGCGAACGCGACCGCATCTACCTCCCGGCGGAGACGCTCTCGGCCCACGGCGCGTCCGTCTCGGACGTCGAACGCCTGACGCCGACGCCCGGCGTTCGAGCGGCCGTCGCCGCGGAACTCGCGCGAACCGAGGAGCGCTACCGCGCCGGCGTTCGGGGCATCCGGTACCTCCCGCGGGATTGCCAGTTTCCCGTCCTTCTCGCCGCGGTGCTGTACGCCGAGCACCACCGTCACATTCGCGCGCGGGACTACGACGTCCTCTCGCGGCGACCGTCGCTCTCGCGGCGCGACAAGCTCCGCTGTCTGGTCCGCACCTGGTGGTACTGGACCCTGCAGCGCGATCCGGTCGCGGTCTTCGAGCGAGCCAGTGCGGTCCCGACGGCGTCCGTCGAGTCCGCGACCGGCTGGCGCCGGCTGCTACCCAGTCGGTGA
- the cruF gene encoding bisanhydrobacterioruberin hydratase: MSDSGERDPTRTELQARLDRLVAENRLTIAGLFPAIGAITLVASAEGLLPPALAFQPLLLLFGTAVMRSPLLVGLAPAVDRRALALLAALCGFTWAIELVGVVTGWPYGAFEYGVSLGPMLFDAVPVALPLFFVPLVLNAYALAISLLDGRTDATIARPAIALATVVSIDLVLDPAAVAIGFWSFDAGGWYHGVPASNYVGWLLSGTVAVALVELGFDHRAVRDRLESCAFVLDDLVSFVLLWGLINALYGNVLPVIVAVGIGLALCSTDRYRVRFDRPRWLARLVFERE, from the coding sequence ATGTCTGATAGCGGCGAGCGCGATCCGACGCGAACGGAGTTGCAGGCGCGACTGGATCGGCTCGTCGCCGAGAACCGGCTGACGATCGCGGGTCTCTTCCCTGCCATCGGAGCGATCACCCTGGTCGCGAGTGCGGAAGGACTGTTGCCGCCGGCACTCGCCTTCCAGCCGCTGCTGTTGCTCTTTGGGACGGCCGTCATGCGCTCGCCGTTGCTCGTCGGCCTCGCGCCGGCCGTCGACCGGCGCGCGCTGGCCCTGCTCGCCGCGCTCTGTGGGTTCACCTGGGCGATCGAACTCGTGGGCGTGGTGACCGGGTGGCCCTACGGCGCCTTCGAGTACGGCGTCAGCCTCGGGCCGATGCTGTTCGACGCGGTGCCGGTCGCCCTCCCGCTCTTTTTCGTCCCGCTCGTCCTGAACGCCTACGCGCTCGCGATCTCGCTGCTCGACGGGCGGACCGACGCGACGATCGCTCGCCCGGCGATCGCGCTCGCGACGGTCGTCTCGATCGACCTCGTGCTCGATCCGGCCGCCGTCGCGATCGGCTTCTGGTCGTTCGACGCCGGCGGCTGGTACCACGGCGTCCCCGCGTCGAACTACGTCGGCTGGCTGCTCTCGGGGACCGTGGCCGTCGCGCTGGTCGAGTTGGGCTTCGACCACCGGGCCGTTCGCGACCGGCTCGAATCCTGCGCGTTCGTCCTCGACGATCTGGTGAGTTTCGTCCTGCTCTGGGGGCTGATCAACGCGCTCTACGGCAACGTTCTGCCGGTGATCGTCGCTGTCGGCATCGGTCTCGCGCTGTGCTCGACCGATCGGTATCGGGTCCGGTTCGACCGGCCGCGGTGGCTCGCTCGGCTGGTGTTCGAGCGCGAGTGA
- a CDS encoding prenyltransferase has translation MSESPVDGRARTAGDGTVFQQARYLLVLSRPRFWLYLAGPVLVGVAYGASAVDDLVTPATVVLFGAFLLPANVYLYGINDVYDRDADARNPKKDDREVRYRGQRIVPIAVGSSALLVAAVATVVPPGAWPWLAGFLLLGGAYSAPPLRLKTSPPLDSLSNGLYVLPGGAAFVTVAGGQPPALAVLAGWLWAMGMHTFSAIPDIEPDRLAGLRTTATVLGEQRAYAYCAACWIAAAVAFGLVDPRFGLLLAVYPVLVAVVATRSVTVERAYWWFPAINTAVGAALTIGGCWTVVHG, from the coding sequence GTGTCTGAGTCGCCGGTCGACGGCCGAGCACGAACCGCTGGTGATGGAACGGTGTTCCAGCAAGCCCGGTACCTGCTCGTCCTCTCGCGGCCGCGGTTCTGGCTCTACCTCGCGGGGCCGGTCCTCGTCGGCGTCGCCTACGGCGCCTCGGCGGTCGACGATCTCGTCACCCCGGCGACGGTCGTCCTGTTCGGCGCCTTCCTCCTCCCGGCGAACGTCTACCTCTACGGGATCAACGACGTCTACGACCGGGACGCCGACGCCCGGAATCCGAAGAAGGACGATCGAGAAGTGCGGTATCGGGGCCAGCGGATCGTCCCGATCGCCGTCGGGTCGTCCGCGCTCCTCGTGGCGGCGGTCGCGACCGTCGTCCCGCCCGGCGCGTGGCCGTGGCTCGCCGGCTTCCTGCTCCTGGGTGGCGCCTACAGCGCGCCGCCGCTCCGGTTGAAGACGTCGCCGCCGCTGGATTCGCTCTCGAACGGACTCTACGTGCTGCCCGGCGGAGCGGCGTTCGTCACCGTCGCCGGGGGTCAGCCGCCGGCGCTCGCCGTCCTCGCCGGCTGGCTCTGGGCGATGGGGATGCACACGTTCTCGGCCATCCCTGACATCGAGCCGGACCGACTCGCCGGCCTTCGAACGACCGCGACGGTCCTCGGCGAGCAACGCGCCTACGCCTACTGCGCGGCGTGCTGGATCGCTGCGGCCGTCGCCTTCGGCCTCGTCGATCCCCGCTTCGGTCTCCTGTTGGCCGTCTATCCCGTGCTCGTCGCGGTCGTCGCGACGCGGTCGGTGACCGTCGAGCGGGCCTACTGGTGGTTCCCCGCGATCAACACCGCCGTCGGAGCTGCCCTGACGATCGGGGGGTGCTGGACGGTGGTACACGGATGA